The following proteins come from a genomic window of Halomarina ordinaria:
- a CDS encoding DUF5812 family protein gives MTDEPEATGTYLVTHAEDDSAVLNDVDSGRVHPLAENPGVEERDVLEATLAPEPPMEVTWRVVEVEARRSLSLERSEEPPTAQERAIASEQSVGDLTREERAGVGELHVLTVDPDDTSAAVDDVLADEGTLVRAARLGVDRVEVRAADDVVSVRYLP, from the coding sequence ATGACCGACGAACCGGAGGCGACGGGGACGTACCTCGTCACGCACGCGGAGGACGACAGCGCGGTGTTGAACGACGTCGACAGCGGGCGAGTGCACCCGCTCGCGGAGAACCCCGGCGTCGAGGAGCGCGACGTCCTCGAGGCGACGCTCGCCCCGGAACCGCCGATGGAGGTGACCTGGCGGGTCGTCGAGGTGGAGGCGCGCCGGTCGCTGTCGCTCGAACGGAGCGAGGAACCGCCGACGGCACAGGAGCGAGCCATCGCGAGCGAGCAGTCGGTCGGCGACCTCACCCGCGAGGAGCGCGCCGGCGTCGGCGAACTGCACGTCCTCACGGTCGACCCCGACGACACGTCGGCGGCCGTCGACGACGTCCTCGCCGACGAGGGGACGCTCGTCCGGGCGGCCCGACTGGGCGTCGACCGGGTCGAGGTGCGGGCCGCGGACGACGTGGTCAGCGTCCGGTATCTCCCGTGA
- a CDS encoding glucose-6-phosphate isomerase: MYLDIGNALASVATPGVSRASLDRLDDRVARAHERIVDGIDDREFGYASLALPERTDAAHVEETVAPLADSEAVLTVGIGGSALGAATVSAALGRGAADAHVLDNVDPQGASEVLDALPLEETAVHVVSRSGTTAETLANFLVVREAMTEAGVDWTERTVVTTGEDGPLRALAEEHDLPAFDVPEGVPGRFSVLSSVGLVPAAIQGHDVAGLLAGGRAGREALAPSLYDCPAYGYGAVCYALENRGATTNVLMPYAERLEYFAEWFAQLWAESLGKDGLGQTPVRALGATDQHSQLQLYRAGRHDKVVTLVRPRDRPGRAIPGTDIEGLSYLGGSDLGTLLDAEFEATEASLAAADLPNVRLELDALDAEGVGRLLYDMEVACILAGELMDVSTFTQPAVEWGKRAARGLLGGGDFAEAEAVAGKERLEIE; the protein is encoded by the coding sequence ATGTACCTCGACATCGGCAACGCGCTCGCGTCGGTCGCCACTCCCGGCGTGTCGCGGGCGTCGCTCGACCGCCTCGACGACCGGGTCGCGCGCGCCCACGAGCGCATCGTCGACGGCATCGACGACCGGGAGTTCGGCTACGCCTCGCTCGCGCTCCCCGAGCGGACCGACGCCGCCCACGTCGAGGAGACCGTCGCCCCGCTCGCCGACAGCGAGGCCGTCCTCACCGTCGGCATCGGGGGGAGCGCCCTCGGGGCCGCCACCGTCTCGGCCGCCCTCGGTCGTGGGGCGGCGGACGCCCACGTCCTCGACAACGTCGACCCACAGGGGGCGAGCGAGGTGCTCGACGCGCTCCCCCTCGAGGAGACGGCGGTCCACGTCGTCTCCCGGTCGGGGACCACCGCGGAGACGCTCGCGAACTTCCTCGTCGTCCGCGAGGCGATGACCGAGGCGGGCGTCGACTGGACCGAGCGGACCGTCGTCACCACCGGCGAGGACGGCCCCCTGCGCGCGCTCGCCGAGGAACACGACCTCCCGGCGTTCGACGTGCCAGAGGGCGTTCCCGGCCGGTTCTCCGTCCTCTCGTCGGTCGGACTGGTCCCCGCCGCCATCCAGGGCCACGACGTCGCGGGGCTGCTCGCGGGCGGGCGGGCGGGCCGCGAGGCCCTCGCGCCAAGCCTCTACGACTGTCCCGCCTACGGCTACGGCGCGGTCTGCTACGCCCTCGAGAACCGGGGTGCGACGACGAACGTCCTCATGCCCTACGCCGAGCGCCTGGAGTACTTCGCGGAGTGGTTCGCCCAGCTCTGGGCCGAGAGCCTCGGGAAGGACGGACTGGGTCAGACGCCGGTGCGCGCGCTCGGCGCGACCGACCAGCACTCGCAACTGCAACTCTACCGCGCCGGTCGCCACGACAAGGTCGTCACGCTCGTCCGGCCCCGGGACCGCCCCGGGCGCGCCATCCCCGGGACCGACATCGAGGGGCTGTCGTACCTCGGTGGCTCCGACCTCGGGACGCTGCTGGACGCCGAGTTCGAGGCGACGGAGGCGAGCCTCGCCGCCGCCGACCTCCCGAACGTGCGCCTCGAACTGGACGCGCTCGACGCCGAGGGCGTCGGCCGTCTGCTCTACGACATGGAGGTCGCCTGCATCCTCGCCGGCGAACTGATGGACGTCTCGACGTTCACGCAACCGGCCGTCGAGTGGGGCAAGCGTGCCGCCCGCGGCCTCCTCGGCGGCGGGGACTTCGCGGAGGCCGAGGCCGTCGCCGGGAAGGAGCGCCTCGAAATCGAGTGA
- a CDS encoding CPBP family intramembrane glutamic endopeptidase has translation MRDATGSTATTSERADPDERFRSFLLAVGLALTAYVVGNLVLAAVAAVLEAAGVPVLDDPGLLVLLGTFAIQGVGYVGVVAVFLERTDRWHLPRVRRPTLRDGALVVGGFVVLLVAQYGIALAVGALGVDLATSDIVETGLGDPRLLLVLAGLSVLVVGPAEELLYRGVIQTSLTGTYGTVGAVVLTSAVFAPIHVFGLTGSTPAVLATLVTIFSLSLVLGALYERSDTLVVPALVHGVYNATQFLVAYASTTGLV, from the coding sequence GTGCGTGACGCGACGGGTTCGACGGCCACGACCTCGGAGCGTGCCGACCCCGACGAACGCTTTCGCTCCTTCCTGCTCGCCGTCGGCCTCGCGCTCACCGCCTACGTCGTCGGGAACCTCGTGCTCGCCGCGGTCGCGGCCGTCCTCGAAGCCGCCGGCGTCCCGGTCCTCGACGACCCCGGGTTGCTCGTCCTCCTCGGGACGTTCGCCATCCAGGGGGTCGGCTACGTCGGGGTCGTCGCCGTCTTCCTCGAGCGGACCGACCGCTGGCACCTCCCCCGCGTCCGTCGGCCCACGCTCCGCGACGGGGCGCTCGTCGTCGGCGGGTTCGTCGTGCTCCTCGTCGCACAGTACGGTATCGCCCTCGCCGTGGGTGCCCTCGGCGTCGACCTGGCGACGTCGGACATCGTCGAGACGGGCCTCGGCGACCCGCGCCTGCTGCTCGTGCTCGCCGGGCTCTCGGTGCTCGTCGTCGGTCCCGCCGAGGAACTGCTCTACCGTGGGGTCATCCAGACCTCGCTGACCGGCACGTACGGGACGGTCGGCGCCGTCGTCCTCACGAGCGCCGTCTTCGCGCCCATCCACGTCTTCGGCCTCACGGGGTCGACCCCGGCGGTGCTCGCCACGCTCGTGACCATCTTCTCGCTCTCGCTGGTCCTCGGGGCGCTCTACGAACGCTCGGACACGCTCGTCGTCCCGGCGCTGGTTCACGGCGTCTACAACGCCACGCAGTTCCTCGTCGCCTACGCGAGCACGACCGGCCTGGTCTGA
- a CDS encoding CopG family transcriptional regulator, protein MRRYTLLCDERLACEVESLAREYGLTQEAVLRQLVDAGLESLQGDD, encoded by the coding sequence ATGCGGCGGTACACCCTGCTGTGCGACGAGCGGCTGGCCTGCGAGGTGGAGTCGCTCGCCCGCGAGTACGGCCTCACCCAGGAGGCGGTGCTCAGACAGCTCGTCGACGCCGGGCTGGAGAGCCTGCAGGGCGACGACTAG
- a CDS encoding NOB1 family endonuclease, producing the protein MRVLDASAFIRAYDAEGPTASIPLVREELTQRSVYRFDALEGAGMHVHVPNEAAVDRVRSAASATGDRDVLSATDTRLLAAALELDATLVTDDYAMQNVAAELDIPVEAIGREGISEERSWSFQCVGCGRTFDAKADRCPVCGSDLTRKR; encoded by the coding sequence ATGCGCGTCCTCGACGCCTCGGCGTTCATCCGCGCGTACGACGCGGAGGGACCGACGGCCTCGATACCGCTCGTGCGCGAGGAACTCACCCAGCGGAGCGTCTACCGGTTCGACGCGCTGGAGGGTGCCGGGATGCACGTCCACGTCCCGAACGAGGCGGCCGTCGACCGGGTCCGGAGCGCCGCGAGCGCGACCGGCGACCGGGACGTCCTCTCCGCGACGGACACCCGCCTGCTCGCCGCGGCCCTCGAACTCGACGCCACGCTCGTCACCGACGACTACGCGATGCAGAACGTCGCGGCGGAACTCGACATCCCCGTCGAGGCCATCGGCCGCGAGGGCATCAGCGAGGAGCGGTCGTGGTCGTTCCAGTGCGTCGGCTGTGGCCGGACGTTCGACGCGAAGGCGGACCGCTGTCCGGTCTGCGGGAGCGACCTCACCCGCAAGCGCTAG
- a CDS encoding PRC-barrel domain-containing protein, whose protein sequence is MAEILAENLSGKDVIGTDGAKLGHLYNITMDLKTGRLNDLVVEPANHVHDVGFEEDDHGRLLVPIGAVQAVKDHIVIRR, encoded by the coding sequence ATGGCTGAGATACTGGCGGAGAACCTCTCCGGGAAGGACGTCATCGGGACCGACGGCGCGAAACTGGGCCACCTCTACAACATCACGATGGACCTGAAGACCGGCCGGCTGAACGACCTGGTCGTCGAACCGGCGAACCACGTCCACGACGTCGGCTTCGAGGAGGACGACCACGGACGGCTGCTGGTCCCCATCGGCGCGGTGCAGGCCGTGAAGGACCACATCGTCATCCGTCGGTAG
- the infB gene encoding translation initiation factor IF-2, which produces MSDTDTTTGPNAADEGNDLRTPIVAVLGHVDHGKTSLLDKIRGSTVIDGEAGAITQHIGATAVPLDVISDIAGSLIDPSDFDLPGLLFIDTPGHHSFSTLRSRGGALADIAVLVVDVNDGFQPQTLEALDILKRTQTPFVVAANKIDTTPGWNPQEDTPTLQTIEAQSERAENTLNQRLYEVIGELSDNGFSADMYWRVQDFRGNIGVVPVSALTGEGVPDLLTVLMGLSQRYMKEDMAVDLTGPGAGTVLEVKDERGFGTTLDVVLYDGVIRTDDTVVVGAKNDPIVTEVRALLQPRPLAEIRTEKRFEQVDAVTAAAGVKIAAPDLDDALAGAPVRVVRGRPEEEVVAEVEAELADIEVDTAENGIVVKADTLGSLEAIANALDEAEVPIVRAEVGDVAPRDVAVASTADDPKHEVILAFNVEVLPDAAQQAEDRDIRVFSDDVIYQLVDEYDEFVSEIERAQQTAVMDKISRPCRFRVLKDHVFRQSNPAVVGVEVASGTLRRNSNVVVFQGNEPKRVGTLKSLQAQGEDVDEARVGEQVAAAIDGPTVGRQIDEGDELWAELPEKHAKILEQELLEDIPGDEREALSQYLEKRRKVDPFWGK; this is translated from the coding sequence ATGTCTGACACGGACACCACCACCGGCCCGAACGCCGCCGACGAGGGCAACGACCTCCGGACGCCCATCGTCGCCGTGCTCGGCCACGTCGACCACGGGAAGACGAGCCTACTGGACAAGATACGCGGCTCGACCGTCATCGACGGCGAGGCCGGGGCCATCACCCAGCACATCGGGGCGACGGCCGTCCCCCTCGACGTCATCTCCGACATCGCGGGGAGCCTCATCGACCCCTCGGACTTCGACCTGCCGGGCCTGCTGTTCATCGACACGCCCGGCCACCACTCGTTCTCGACGCTCCGCTCGCGCGGCGGCGCCCTCGCCGACATCGCCGTCCTCGTCGTCGACGTCAACGACGGCTTCCAGCCCCAGACGCTCGAGGCCCTCGACATCCTCAAGCGCACGCAGACGCCGTTCGTCGTCGCGGCCAACAAGATAGACACCACGCCCGGCTGGAACCCCCAGGAGGACACCCCGACGCTCCAGACCATCGAGGCTCAGAGCGAGCGCGCGGAGAACACCCTCAACCAGCGCCTCTACGAGGTCATCGGCGAACTCTCGGACAACGGCTTCTCCGCCGACATGTACTGGCGCGTCCAGGACTTCCGGGGCAACATCGGCGTCGTCCCCGTCAGCGCGCTCACCGGCGAGGGCGTCCCCGACCTGCTCACGGTCCTCATGGGACTCTCCCAGCGCTACATGAAGGAGGACATGGCGGTCGACCTCACCGGCCCCGGGGCCGGGACGGTCCTCGAAGTGAAGGACGAACGCGGCTTCGGCACCACCCTCGACGTCGTGCTCTACGACGGCGTCATCCGGACCGACGACACCGTCGTCGTCGGCGCGAAGAACGACCCCATCGTCACCGAGGTGCGCGCGCTCCTGCAACCCCGGCCGCTCGCGGAGATTCGCACGGAGAAACGCTTCGAGCAGGTCGACGCCGTGACGGCCGCCGCGGGTGTGAAGATAGCCGCCCCCGACCTCGACGACGCCCTCGCCGGCGCCCCCGTCCGGGTCGTCCGCGGCCGTCCCGAGGAGGAGGTCGTCGCGGAGGTCGAGGCCGAACTCGCCGACATCGAGGTCGACACCGCCGAGAACGGTATCGTCGTGAAGGCGGACACCCTCGGCTCGCTGGAGGCCATCGCCAACGCACTCGACGAGGCGGAGGTGCCCATCGTCCGCGCCGAGGTCGGCGACGTCGCCCCCCGCGACGTCGCGGTGGCGAGCACCGCCGACGACCCCAAACACGAGGTCATCCTCGCGTTCAACGTCGAGGTGCTCCCCGACGCGGCCCAGCAGGCCGAAGACCGCGACATCCGCGTCTTCTCCGACGACGTCATCTACCAGCTCGTCGACGAGTACGACGAGTTCGTCTCGGAGATCGAGCGCGCCCAGCAGACGGCGGTGATGGACAAGATTTCCCGACCCTGCCGGTTCAGAGTGCTCAAGGACCACGTCTTCCGTCAGAGCAACCCCGCCGTCGTCGGCGTCGAGGTGGCCTCCGGGACGCTCCGGCGCAACTCCAACGTCGTCGTCTTCCAGGGGAACGAACCGAAGCGCGTGGGGACGCTCAAGAGCCTCCAGGCGCAGGGCGAGGACGTCGACGAGGCGCGCGTCGGCGAACAGGTCGCCGCCGCCATCGACGGCCCGACCGTCGGCCGCCAGATAGACGAGGGGGACGAACTGTGGGCGGAACTCCCCGAGAAACACGCGAAGATCCTCGAACAGGAACTGCTCGAGGACATCCCCGGCGACGAGCGCGAGGCGCTGAGCCAGTACCTCGAGAAGCGCCGCAAGGTCGACCCCTTCTGGGGGAAGTGA